Proteins found in one Arthrobacter sp. U41 genomic segment:
- a CDS encoding amino acid permease — MKTQTETAAQAPHLERQLSNRHIQLIAIGGAIGTGLFMGSGKTISAAGPSVIFVYMIIGFMLFFVMRAMGELLLSNLHYKSFSDFAADLLGPWAGFFTGWTYWFCWVITGIADVIAIAGYSKELWPGLPLWIPGLVTIGILLLLNLATVRAFGETEFWFALIKIIAIAALIIVGLFMIFSGFQSDAGPATFSNLWSHGGFFPNEFMGFVAGFQIAVFAFVGIELVGTTAAEAKDPEKNLPRAINSIPIRVLLFYVGALIILMSVTPWTEFQAGHSPFIAMFSLAGLGAAATVVNLVVLSSAMSSANSGIYSTSRMVFGLAQEGDAPSVFGALSRRKVPQNALFLSCVLLLSGVVLMYAGQDIGKAFEMVTTVAAVCFVFVWSMIMASYLAFRKRRPQLHDASKFKMPGGIPMVWLVFAFFAFVLWALTTQPDTLLALLVTPVWFILLGVAWVILRRRPAHLARYAEFQADLAQDMKQDVDRFERLPR; from the coding sequence ATGAAAACCCAGACTGAAACGGCGGCGCAAGCCCCCCACCTTGAGCGCCAGCTCAGCAACCGGCATATCCAGCTGATCGCAATCGGCGGCGCCATCGGCACCGGCCTGTTTATGGGTTCCGGCAAGACGATTTCGGCGGCCGGGCCGTCCGTGATCTTCGTGTACATGATCATCGGATTTATGCTCTTCTTCGTCATGCGGGCCATGGGCGAACTGCTGCTGAGCAACCTGCACTACAAGTCCTTCAGCGACTTCGCCGCGGACCTGCTCGGCCCCTGGGCAGGTTTCTTCACCGGCTGGACCTACTGGTTCTGCTGGGTGATCACCGGAATCGCGGACGTTATCGCCATAGCCGGCTACTCAAAGGAACTGTGGCCGGGGCTTCCCCTGTGGATCCCCGGGCTGGTCACCATCGGCATCCTCCTGCTGCTGAACCTGGCCACGGTGAGGGCATTCGGCGAGACCGAGTTCTGGTTCGCGCTGATCAAGATCATCGCCATAGCGGCACTGATCATAGTGGGCCTGTTCATGATTTTCAGCGGCTTCCAGTCCGACGCCGGACCGGCCACCTTCAGCAACCTGTGGAGCCACGGCGGCTTCTTCCCGAACGAATTCATGGGCTTCGTCGCCGGTTTCCAGATCGCCGTGTTCGCCTTTGTCGGCATTGAGCTGGTGGGCACCACCGCCGCGGAGGCCAAGGACCCTGAGAAGAACCTGCCCCGGGCCATCAACTCCATCCCGATCCGCGTTCTGCTCTTCTACGTGGGCGCCCTCATCATCCTGATGTCCGTCACCCCCTGGACCGAGTTCCAGGCCGGCCACAGCCCGTTCATCGCCATGTTCTCCCTGGCCGGCCTGGGTGCCGCCGCCACCGTGGTGAACCTGGTGGTGCTGAGCTCGGCGATGTCCTCGGCCAACTCCGGCATCTACTCCACGTCCCGCATGGTGTTCGGACTGGCGCAGGAGGGCGACGCACCGTCCGTTTTCGGCGCCCTGTCCCGGCGGAAGGTCCCGCAGAACGCACTGTTCCTCTCCTGCGTGCTGCTCCTCTCCGGCGTTGTCCTCATGTATGCGGGGCAGGACATCGGCAAGGCCTTCGAGATGGTGACCACGGTTGCCGCGGTCTGCTTCGTCTTCGTCTGGTCGATGATCATGGCCAGCTACCTTGCCTTCCGCAAGCGCCGCCCGCAGCTTCATGACGCGTCCAAGTTCAAGATGCCCGGCGGCATCCCCATGGTCTGGCTGGTCTTTGCCTTCTTCGCCTTCGTGCTCTGGGCGCTGACCACGCAGCCGGACACGCTCCTGGCCCTGCTGGTCACGCCGGTCTGGTTCATCCTGCTCGGCGTCGCCTGGGTCATCCTGCGCCGCCGCCCTGCGCACCTGGCCCGCTACGCGGAGTTCCAGGCCGATCTCGCCCAGGACATGAAACAGGACGTTGACCGGTTCGAAAGGTTGCCGCGATGA
- a CDS encoding methylenetetrahydrofolate reductase: MFPTRLEIIPSEGIVEKVTAAVPLGTTLTITCLPQHGVGRTMRAAVRLAELGYPVVPHLAARALQDRPQLVGILRECDAAGIREVFAIGGDSPRAAGSYGTAGELMEDIAQYSGGGISIGVAGYPEGHPSVVGIELLDALLAKQHLASRVVTQMCFSAPKIVDYVGLLRREGVELPVWAGVAGAVPRTRLVALGTQIGVGASLKFLSRKGPLARRLLSGERYQPATLISELAEHPDRVAGIHFYTFNHLNAVAGEPTPPSGPATTELVSVPGGAE; the protein is encoded by the coding sequence ATGTTCCCGACACGACTAGAAATTATCCCCTCCGAGGGAATCGTCGAAAAAGTCACGGCTGCGGTGCCGCTGGGCACCACCCTCACCATCACCTGCCTGCCCCAGCACGGCGTCGGGCGCACCATGCGCGCGGCAGTCCGGCTGGCCGAGCTGGGCTACCCGGTGGTTCCGCACCTTGCCGCACGGGCCCTGCAGGACCGCCCCCAGCTCGTCGGCATCCTGCGAGAGTGCGATGCGGCCGGCATCAGGGAAGTGTTTGCCATCGGCGGGGACTCGCCGCGGGCCGCCGGGTCCTACGGCACGGCGGGAGAGCTGATGGAAGACATCGCCCAGTACTCCGGCGGCGGCATCTCCATCGGAGTCGCCGGCTACCCCGAGGGCCACCCGTCCGTCGTCGGGATCGAGCTCCTGGACGCGCTGCTGGCCAAGCAGCACCTGGCGAGCCGCGTTGTCACGCAGATGTGCTTTTCCGCCCCGAAGATCGTGGACTACGTGGGACTGCTGCGCCGCGAAGGCGTGGAGCTGCCGGTCTGGGCTGGCGTCGCCGGCGCCGTGCCCCGAACCCGGCTGGTCGCCCTGGGCACCCAGATCGGCGTCGGCGCCTCACTGAAGTTCCTGAGCCGCAAGGGCCCGCTGGCCCGCCGGCTCCTGAGCGGGGAACGGTACCAGCCGGCGACACTTATCTCCGAGCTCGCCGAACACCCGGACCGGGTCGCGGGCATCCATTTCTACACTTTCAACCACCTGAACGCGGTGGCAGGCGAGCCAACCCCTCCATCGGGTCCCGCAACCACCGAACTCGTGTCCGTTCCAGGAGGAGCAGAATGA
- a CDS encoding Lrp/AsnC family transcriptional regulator yields the protein MEISEEDLQLVNALQIAPRISWSDAAGILGAHATTLAARWDRLRASGAAWSTAHLMGDPKQMCLALVDVDCEMTLRADVTAALAAIPEVVTVEEAASNRDLMLTVITPTLAHFSDVVLERLKEIPGLTKYQTSLCTRLHSGGYAWRLNVLDKAQMAALQALAGPEASDPATAGQGAPLPPSHLELIPFLARDGRAAAADIARALGRSPATVQRQLNRVLASQVLSFRCEIAQKYSGYPVSCQWFANVPPGQHEAAAAELRSFRNVRLSASTTGRTNFVILMWLHSLADVMNAEQALQLRIPGIELMESVVVLNSAKRVGWMLNPDSTATGAVVVPAAETAPKV from the coding sequence ATGGAGATCAGTGAGGAAGACCTGCAGCTGGTCAACGCCCTGCAGATTGCGCCGCGGATCAGCTGGTCGGATGCCGCCGGTATCCTGGGCGCGCACGCCACCACTTTGGCCGCCCGCTGGGACCGGCTTAGAGCTTCCGGTGCCGCCTGGAGCACGGCTCATTTGATGGGGGATCCGAAGCAGATGTGTCTGGCGCTGGTCGATGTCGACTGCGAGATGACGTTGCGGGCCGACGTCACGGCGGCGCTGGCGGCCATCCCGGAAGTTGTCACGGTGGAGGAGGCTGCCAGCAACCGGGACCTCATGCTGACAGTCATCACGCCCACGCTGGCCCACTTCAGCGATGTTGTGCTGGAGCGGCTCAAGGAGATCCCCGGCCTCACGAAGTACCAGACGTCGTTGTGCACCCGCCTGCACTCAGGCGGTTACGCGTGGCGGCTGAACGTCCTGGACAAGGCGCAGATGGCCGCCCTTCAGGCGCTGGCAGGGCCGGAGGCTTCCGACCCGGCGACGGCGGGCCAGGGCGCGCCGCTGCCGCCGAGCCACCTGGAGCTGATCCCGTTCCTGGCCAGGGACGGGCGGGCGGCGGCCGCGGATATCGCCCGGGCCCTTGGACGCAGCCCGGCCACGGTCCAACGGCAGCTGAACCGGGTGCTGGCCAGCCAGGTGCTTTCTTTCCGGTGCGAAATCGCGCAGAAATACTCGGGATATCCGGTCAGCTGCCAGTGGTTCGCCAACGTTCCGCCCGGCCAGCACGAGGCCGCCGCTGCCGAGCTGCGCAGCTTCCGCAACGTCCGGCTCAGTGCTTCCACCACCGGCCGCACCAACTTCGTGATCCTGATGTGGCTGCATTCCCTGGCGGACGTTATGAACGCCGAGCAGGCACTGCAGCTGCGGATCCCCGGAATCGAGCTGATGGAAAGCGTTGTGGTGCTCAACTCCGCCAAGCGGGTCGGCTGGATGCTGAACCCGGATTCGACGGCCACCGGCGCCGTCGTTGTACCCGCTGCCGAGACGGCGCCGAAGGTCTGA
- a CDS encoding DUF3846 domain-containing protein, with translation MSTKYRALIIPVRISEPVRVETVEPDLHTLQGLVGGDIEAVTRGDWHVYLNAEGVISNLPPNLRAAQLMRDCGLDLAGVARGTAVFLGHGPHGAEADAPRHLIRLAEDLWDTKLVA, from the coding sequence ATGAGCACCAAATACAGAGCACTGATAATTCCGGTCCGGATCAGCGAACCCGTCCGGGTCGAAACCGTTGAACCCGATCTGCACACCCTGCAGGGCCTGGTTGGCGGAGACATTGAAGCGGTCACCCGCGGTGACTGGCATGTCTACCTCAACGCTGAGGGCGTGATCAGCAACCTGCCGCCCAACCTGCGCGCCGCCCAACTGATGCGCGACTGCGGCCTGGACCTCGCCGGAGTGGCGCGGGGCACCGCAGTCTTTCTCGGCCATGGCCCCCATGGCGCGGAAGCGGACGCGCCCCGGCACCTGATCCGGCTGGCAGAGGATCTTTGGGACACCAAGCTGGTGGCCTGA
- a CDS encoding MFS transporter, producing the protein MTTIIDQQHASRAATRKTLLGTGIGNAVEWYDWAIYATFTPFIASQLFSKADPASAVLSTLAIFAVGFVARPVGGFLFGWIGDRIGRKTSMTLAVGLASLGSLMIGVAPSFATIGVWASVLLLAARLIQGLAHGGELPSSQTYLSEVAPKEKRGLWATLIYTSGTVGILAGTLLGAILNMSLSAEAMNAWGWRVPFLVGAVMGLYALIMRSKLHETEAFEGETASEKRAPIWPQIVQYRKQAIQVIGLTVGLTVIYYIWGVVAPSYAATVLKIDRGETLWASVIANIVFIGALPFWGKLSDRIGRKKVLWAGAAGSAVMHFPMTWLLKDSAWQLAVAMSVMLIFIAASAAIVPAVYAELFPTSIRTIGVGVPYSICVALFGGTAPYLQTWLGTIGLSQLFNLYAVALLIVSVLFVFTIPETKGKDLTH; encoded by the coding sequence ATGACCACCATCATTGACCAGCAGCACGCCAGCCGGGCGGCCACGCGGAAGACCCTCCTCGGGACGGGTATCGGCAACGCTGTCGAGTGGTACGACTGGGCGATCTACGCCACGTTCACGCCCTTCATCGCCAGCCAGTTGTTCAGCAAAGCGGATCCCGCCTCGGCCGTGCTCTCAACGCTGGCGATCTTCGCCGTCGGTTTCGTGGCACGTCCGGTCGGCGGGTTCCTGTTCGGCTGGATCGGCGACCGGATCGGCCGCAAGACCTCCATGACGCTCGCGGTCGGCCTGGCCTCGCTGGGCAGCCTGATGATCGGCGTCGCGCCGTCCTTCGCCACGATCGGCGTCTGGGCCTCGGTGCTGCTGCTGGCGGCGCGGCTGATCCAGGGCCTGGCCCACGGCGGCGAGCTGCCGTCCTCGCAGACGTATCTCTCCGAGGTGGCCCCGAAAGAAAAACGCGGCCTGTGGGCCACCCTGATTTACACCTCCGGCACCGTCGGAATCCTGGCCGGCACCCTGCTGGGTGCGATCCTCAACATGTCCCTCAGCGCCGAGGCCATGAATGCCTGGGGCTGGCGGGTGCCGTTCCTGGTCGGCGCCGTTATGGGCCTCTACGCCCTGATCATGCGCTCCAAGCTGCACGAGACCGAGGCCTTCGAAGGCGAGACTGCCTCCGAGAAGCGCGCCCCGATCTGGCCGCAGATTGTCCAGTACCGCAAGCAGGCCATCCAGGTCATCGGGCTCACGGTGGGTCTCACAGTGATCTACTACATCTGGGGCGTCGTGGCCCCGAGCTATGCCGCCACCGTTCTGAAGATCGACCGCGGTGAAACCCTCTGGGCCAGCGTGATCGCCAACATCGTGTTCATCGGCGCCCTGCCCTTCTGGGGCAAACTGTCCGACAGAATCGGCCGCAAAAAGGTGCTCTGGGCCGGAGCGGCAGGCAGCGCCGTTATGCACTTCCCGATGACGTGGCTGCTGAAGGATTCGGCCTGGCAGCTGGCCGTGGCAATGTCCGTCATGCTGATCTTCATCGCCGCCAGCGCTGCGATCGTTCCGGCCGTCTACGCGGAACTGTTCCCCACCAGCATCCGGACCATCGGCGTCGGCGTCCCGTACTCCATCTGCGTGGCCCTGTTCGGCGGGACCGCCCCGTACCTGCAGACCTGGCTGGGCACCATCGGCCTTTCCCAGCTCTTCAACCTGTATGCCGTGGCGCTCCTGATCGTCAGCGTGCTGTTCGTCTTCACCATCCCGGAGACCAAGGGCAAGGACCTGACACACTAG
- a CDS encoding FadR/GntR family transcriptional regulator: MTPAEAGATPRRRTYDVLLNDIEADLRSGKIKVGDRLPGERTLAESYGISRASVREAIRILDAMGVLRSSVGSGPTSGAIIISDPSAGLSSALRLHVASSRLPVADIVETRILLETWTARTGAALSGGDEDLEQAARLLHAMDDPGIDRATFHELDARFHVALSSLAGNAVVATIMESLSGSIVGYVKGAMDAMEEWPDVLSALRAQHHGIFDAVEAHNGELAAWLLREHIEWFYRQAQEATAAQAAH; the protein is encoded by the coding sequence GTGACACCCGCTGAAGCAGGAGCAACCCCACGCCGTCGCACCTATGACGTGCTCCTGAACGACATCGAAGCGGACCTGCGCTCGGGCAAGATCAAGGTCGGGGACCGGCTTCCGGGTGAACGCACACTGGCGGAGAGCTACGGAATTTCCCGGGCGTCAGTCCGGGAGGCCATCCGGATCCTGGACGCCATGGGTGTGCTGCGCAGCTCCGTCGGATCCGGTCCCACCTCGGGGGCGATCATCATTTCCGATCCCTCCGCGGGCCTGTCCTCCGCACTGCGGCTGCATGTCGCCAGCAGCAGGCTGCCGGTCGCGGACATCGTGGAAACCCGCATCCTGCTCGAAACCTGGACGGCCCGAACCGGCGCCGCCCTCTCCGGAGGGGATGAAGACCTGGAGCAGGCGGCCCGGTTGCTGCATGCCATGGACGATCCCGGGATTGACCGGGCGACCTTCCACGAGCTGGATGCCCGCTTCCACGTCGCACTGAGCTCGCTCGCGGGGAACGCCGTGGTCGCCACCATCATGGAATCCCTGAGCGGCTCCATCGTCGGGTATGTCAAGGGTGCGATGGACGCGATGGAAGAGTGGCCGGACGTCCTCTCTGCACTGCGGGCGCAGCACCACGGCATCTTCGACGCCGTCGAGGCCCACAACGGGGAGCTTGCGGCCTGGCTTCTGCGCGAGCACATCGAGTGGTTCTACCGGCAGGCGCAGGAAGCGACAGCCGCGCAGGCCGCGCACTGA
- the purU gene encoding formyltetrahydrofolate deformylase → MNTAETITATAESLKPVPTVEHVLTVDCAESPGIVHAISGFLLEHGCDIIDIKQYGDRSQRHFFMRVHFSSAPESFSTEQLRQDFAALGETWKMNWQLEPQGRKRRVLVMVSKMGHCLNDLLFRARTGDIPMEIVAVVSNHRDQEALVQWHRIPFFHLPVTKDSKPEAEARLLDIVDELDVELVVLARYMQVLSDGLSAKLAGRTINIHHSFLPSFKGAKPYHQAHDRGVKTVGATAHYVNAELDEGPIISQQVIDVDHTYTADDLVAVGRDAECAALRNAVRWHCEGRILLLGNRTVILR, encoded by the coding sequence ATGAACACCGCCGAGACAATAACTGCCACCGCGGAGTCCCTGAAACCGGTCCCCACGGTTGAGCATGTGCTCACCGTCGACTGCGCGGAGTCCCCCGGCATCGTCCACGCGATCTCGGGATTCCTGCTGGAGCACGGCTGCGACATCATCGACATCAAGCAATACGGCGACCGCAGTCAAAGGCACTTTTTCATGCGCGTCCATTTCTCCTCCGCCCCGGAGTCCTTCAGCACTGAGCAGCTGCGCCAGGACTTCGCCGCGCTGGGGGAAACCTGGAAGATGAACTGGCAACTGGAACCGCAGGGCCGCAAACGCCGCGTCCTGGTCATGGTGTCCAAGATGGGCCACTGCCTCAATGACCTGCTGTTCCGGGCACGCACGGGCGACATCCCGATGGAAATCGTCGCCGTCGTCTCCAATCACCGGGACCAGGAGGCCCTGGTGCAGTGGCACCGCATCCCGTTCTTCCATCTGCCGGTGACCAAGGACTCCAAGCCGGAGGCTGAAGCCAGGCTGCTGGACATCGTGGACGAACTCGACGTCGAACTCGTGGTCCTGGCCCGCTACATGCAGGTCCTCAGCGACGGGCTCTCGGCCAAGCTCGCCGGACGGACGATCAACATCCACCATTCCTTCCTCCCCAGCTTCAAGGGCGCCAAGCCCTACCACCAGGCCCACGACCGCGGGGTAAAGACCGTGGGCGCCACCGCCCACTACGTCAACGCCGAGCTGGATGAGGGCCCGATCATCTCGCAGCAGGTCATCGACGTGGACCACACCTACACCGCCGACGACCTGGTGGCGGTGGGCCGGGACGCCGAGTGCGCGGCCCTGCGCAACGCCGTGCGCTGGCACTGCGAGGGAAGGATCCTGCTCCTCGGCAACCGGACCGTGATCCTGCGGTAG
- a CDS encoding PEP/pyruvate-binding domain-containing protein codes for MTYVSNFGDVRPGDVAVAGGKGVGVGGLIQAGLPVPPGFVLTTAAYADFVETNHLEAGIRELAALSPEAAPRDYEDASKRIRALFTGAAMPAAIAAELGAAYGRLGNGETAVAVRSSATAEDLASASFAGQQESYLNVIGTRALAAAVTDCWASLWTARAMAYRARAGVGPDPVRLAVVVQRMIEAEAAGVMFTANPANGRRDQIVISAAWGLGESVVSGAVSTDDVVVDAGTGRVLSRRTADKEIMTVSADHGTREQPVPAGRRRLPVLDDPAAAELASLGTRIADHFGAPQDIEWARAGDEFFILQSRPVTALPEPAADTPDTWTVPYPKGLYFRASIVEQLPDPLSPLFADLIDGSVSRSLRALLARALGKNLIREDDVGLPTINGYAYYYYRTSALWRVTGKSLAAVRSLVRGKAHMGVAGWREFSHPLYERVIKDWSARPVGELTGEELLEGVQALLDAGTVYYTAVQSIIPVAATSEISFRTYYDKFVRRDGDPPAQTFLLGYDSEPIRAEKSLYDLAVWARGVPGLAPAILNAPTPALVESQRTGFPPAGMAPALWQQWHPRLQDHLGRFGHAVYNLDFVTPVPADDPSPLLETVKFYLRGHGSDPHERQRLSAARREDQTSRTVARLGPGRRAAFNRLLRWAQSAAPIREDALADVGLAWPLLRRMLFELGRRLVNSAVIAEPADVFWLRHRELQSAVDFGLAAPGAPAAVAITGADRPVRAGAVEGRRMLWRGQAKAAAPQLLPESRWMERAFGSMMPAGPQDQSGDIIKGAGASSGRVSAPARVLSGPQDFARMEPGDVLVARITTPAWTSLFAMASAVVTDVGGPLSHSSIVAREYGIPAVLGTGVATQRLTNGQRIRVDGDAGTVTIERPDAAQGS; via the coding sequence ATGACCTACGTCAGCAATTTCGGTGATGTGCGACCAGGCGACGTCGCCGTGGCCGGCGGCAAGGGCGTCGGCGTGGGCGGGCTCATTCAGGCCGGCCTGCCGGTCCCTCCGGGGTTTGTACTGACCACCGCAGCCTATGCCGATTTTGTGGAAACCAACCATCTGGAGGCAGGCATCCGTGAGCTGGCCGCACTGTCACCGGAGGCGGCACCGCGGGACTACGAGGACGCCTCGAAACGCATCCGCGCCCTGTTCACCGGCGCAGCCATGCCGGCCGCGATCGCAGCGGAACTCGGCGCCGCCTACGGCCGTCTCGGCAACGGGGAGACAGCCGTGGCGGTCCGCTCCTCCGCGACGGCCGAGGACCTCGCCTCGGCCAGCTTTGCCGGGCAGCAGGAAAGTTACCTTAACGTCATCGGGACCCGGGCCCTGGCCGCCGCCGTGACAGATTGCTGGGCCTCCCTGTGGACGGCGCGCGCCATGGCCTATCGGGCCCGTGCCGGCGTCGGACCGGACCCCGTACGACTCGCGGTCGTGGTCCAGCGGATGATCGAGGCCGAGGCAGCCGGGGTGATGTTCACCGCCAATCCCGCCAACGGCAGACGCGACCAGATCGTGATCAGTGCCGCGTGGGGCCTGGGCGAGTCCGTGGTCAGCGGAGCGGTCAGTACGGACGACGTCGTCGTCGACGCCGGGACGGGCCGTGTGCTGTCGCGCCGGACAGCTGACAAGGAGATCATGACGGTCTCCGCGGACCACGGCACCCGGGAGCAGCCGGTGCCGGCGGGCCGCCGTCGTCTGCCGGTGCTGGACGACCCGGCGGCGGCCGAGCTGGCCAGCCTGGGCACCCGGATCGCCGATCATTTCGGGGCACCGCAGGACATCGAATGGGCACGGGCCGGTGACGAGTTTTTCATCCTGCAGTCCCGGCCCGTCACCGCATTGCCGGAACCGGCGGCCGACACCCCGGACACCTGGACGGTCCCTTACCCGAAGGGGCTCTACTTCCGGGCGAGCATCGTGGAGCAGCTGCCTGACCCGCTCTCGCCGCTGTTCGCCGACCTGATTGACGGCTCGGTGTCCCGGTCGCTGAGGGCTTTGCTGGCCCGGGCCCTCGGCAAGAACCTCATCCGCGAGGACGACGTCGGCCTGCCCACTATTAACGGCTACGCCTATTACTACTACCGCACCTCGGCACTGTGGCGGGTGACGGGCAAGTCCCTGGCCGCGGTCCGCTCGCTGGTCCGCGGCAAGGCGCACATGGGAGTGGCCGGCTGGCGGGAGTTTTCGCACCCCCTCTACGAGCGGGTGATCAAGGACTGGTCGGCCAGACCCGTCGGGGAGCTAACCGGCGAGGAACTGCTGGAGGGTGTGCAGGCGCTGCTGGACGCCGGCACCGTGTACTACACGGCCGTGCAGTCCATCATTCCGGTCGCCGCAACCAGCGAAATATCCTTCCGGACCTACTACGACAAGTTTGTTCGGCGCGACGGGGATCCCCCGGCCCAGACGTTCCTCCTCGGCTACGACAGCGAGCCCATCCGGGCGGAGAAGTCGCTGTACGACCTGGCAGTCTGGGCCCGGGGAGTTCCCGGGCTGGCCCCGGCGATCCTTAATGCGCCCACCCCGGCGCTGGTGGAGTCGCAGCGCACGGGGTTCCCGCCCGCCGGGATGGCCCCGGCCCTCTGGCAGCAATGGCATCCCCGCCTCCAGGACCACCTCGGCCGCTTCGGCCATGCGGTCTACAACCTGGACTTCGTCACCCCGGTGCCGGCCGACGATCCCTCGCCGCTGCTGGAGACGGTGAAGTTTTACCTGCGCGGGCACGGAAGCGACCCGCACGAGCGCCAGCGGCTGTCCGCTGCCCGCAGGGAGGACCAAACCAGCCGCACGGTGGCCCGGCTCGGGCCGGGCCGCAGGGCCGCGTTCAACCGGCTGCTCCGCTGGGCACAGAGCGCGGCCCCGATCCGCGAGGATGCCCTGGCCGACGTCGGCCTGGCCTGGCCGCTGCTGCGGCGGATGCTGTTCGAGCTCGGACGACGGCTGGTGAACTCCGCCGTCATCGCAGAGCCCGCCGACGTGTTCTGGCTGCGCCACCGGGAGCTGCAAAGCGCCGTCGATTTCGGCCTCGCCGCCCCGGGCGCACCGGCGGCAGTGGCAATCACCGGAGCAGACCGGCCCGTCCGCGCCGGCGCCGTCGAGGGGCGCAGGATGTTGTGGCGGGGCCAGGCCAAGGCTGCTGCCCCGCAGCTGCTCCCGGAGAGCCGGTGGATGGAACGGGCCTTCGGGTCAATGATGCCGGCAGGACCGCAGGACCAGTCCGGGGACATCATCAAGGGCGCCGGCGCCAGCTCGGGCCGGGTCAGTGCTCCTGCCCGTGTGCTGAGCGGGCCGCAGGATTTCGCCCGGATGGAGCCCGGAGATGTCCTGGTAGCCCGGATCACCACTCCGGCATGGACCTCGCTGTTCGCGATGGCCTCCGCCGTGGTCACCGACGTCGGCGGCCCGTTGAGCCACAGCTCCATCGTGGCCCGGGAGTACGGCATCCCGGCCGTTCTGGGCACCGGCGTTGCCACCCAACGGCTCACCAACGGCCAGCGGATCCGCGTCGACGGCGACGCCGGTACCGTCACGATCGAGCGCCCGGACGCTGCGCAGGGTTCCTGA
- a CDS encoding M20 metallopeptidase family protein, with protein MSVTEDAGELHGEITRLRHELHQEPEIGLQLPRTQEKVLKALDGLPYEINLGGTTTSVTAVLRGGAPHTSAEKPIVLLCADMDGLPVQERTGVGFSSRVDGAMHACGHDLHTSMLAGAATLLAERREQLAGDVVLMFQPGEEGFDGAGHMIREGVLDAAGRRADAAYGMHVFSSLEPHGQFATKPGVMLSASDGLFVTVLGAGGHGSAPHAAKDPVTAAAEMVTALQVMVTRQFNMFDPVVVTVGVLHAGTTKNVIPESARIEATVRTFSHASRERMMSAVPVLLKGIAQAHGLEVDVEYRAEYPLSITDENETRTAEKTIQNLFGDARLTRWATPLSGSEDFSRVMEEVPGTFIGLSAVAPGADHTASAFNHSPYATFDDGVLADGAALYAELAIARIATLGALSPSSLAS; from the coding sequence ATGTCGGTCACAGAAGATGCCGGGGAGCTGCACGGCGAGATCACCCGGCTGCGCCACGAGTTGCACCAGGAGCCGGAGATCGGCCTCCAGCTCCCCCGCACCCAGGAGAAAGTCCTCAAAGCCCTCGACGGCCTGCCCTACGAGATCAACCTGGGCGGAACGACGACGTCGGTCACCGCAGTTCTGCGCGGCGGCGCACCACACACTTCTGCGGAGAAACCCATCGTCCTGCTGTGCGCCGACATGGACGGCCTTCCCGTCCAGGAGCGCACCGGCGTCGGCTTCTCCTCCAGGGTCGACGGCGCCATGCACGCCTGCGGCCACGATCTGCACACCTCGATGCTGGCCGGGGCCGCGACGCTGCTGGCTGAACGCCGCGAGCAGCTGGCCGGCGACGTTGTCCTGATGTTCCAGCCGGGCGAGGAGGGGTTCGACGGAGCCGGGCACATGATCCGCGAAGGGGTCCTTGACGCCGCGGGGCGGCGTGCGGACGCCGCCTACGGCATGCACGTGTTCTCCTCCCTGGAGCCGCACGGGCAGTTCGCCACCAAGCCCGGCGTGATGTTGAGCGCCTCGGACGGACTGTTCGTCACGGTTCTGGGCGCCGGCGGCCACGGATCGGCTCCGCACGCGGCCAAGGACCCCGTCACGGCAGCCGCCGAGATGGTGACCGCGCTGCAGGTTATGGTCACGCGGCAGTTCAACATGTTCGACCCGGTCGTCGTGACCGTCGGCGTCCTGCACGCGGGCACCACAAAAAATGTCATCCCCGAATCGGCGCGCATCGAGGCGACCGTCCGGACGTTCTCCCACGCCTCCCGCGAACGGATGATGTCCGCCGTGCCGGTCCTCCTGAAAGGCATTGCCCAGGCCCACGGACTGGAGGTGGACGTCGAATACCGCGCCGAATACCCGCTGAGCATCACAGACGAAAACGAGACCCGCACCGCGGAGAAAACGATCCAGAATCTGTTCGGGGACGCCCGGCTGACCCGCTGGGCGACCCCCCTCAGCGGATCCGAGGACTTCTCCCGGGTGATGGAAGAGGTGCCCGGGACCTTCATCGGGCTCAGCGCCGTCGCCCCGGGAGCGGACCATACCGCCTCCGCCTTCAACCACTCCCCTTACGCCACGTTCGACGACGGCGTCCTCGCCGACGGTGCCGCGCTCTACGCAGAGCTTGCCATCGCCCGCATCGCAACCCTTGGCGCCCTCAGCCCTTCTTCCCTCGCTTCCTAG